From a single Thioalbus denitrificans genomic region:
- a CDS encoding Thivi_2564 family membrane protein produces the protein MSLISLVIVLIVVGVLLWLVNAYIPMDRKIKNILNIVVLIVVVLWLLQVFGVLGSLDSIRIGR, from the coding sequence ATGTCACTTATCAGCCTGGTCATCGTCCTGATTGTCGTTGGCGTGCTGCTCTGGCTCGTCAATGCGTATATCCCCATGGATCGGAAAATCAAGAACATCCTGAACATCGTCGTCCTGATTGTCGTCGTCTTATGGCTGCTGCAGGTCTTCGGCGTGCTGGGATCGCTGGACAGCATACGCATCGGCCGCTGA
- a CDS encoding YSC84-related protein — protein sequence MYTIQYSIQRKFLALVIAMTSIVAIGVMSQAIAATAEDLDRDSRQALQTLYKTEPLAEQLSRTAKAVLVFPNMVKAGFVFGGSYGEGVLLRGSNVVDYYNSVTGSWGLQIGAQSYGYAMFLMTDEAVRYVEDTKGWEIGVGPTVVVVDEGVAKNLSSSSLQDDAYAFIFSQQGLMAGVSIEGTKISKIIR from the coding sequence ATGTACACCATCCAATACAGCATCCAACGAAAATTCCTCGCACTCGTCATCGCCATGACGTCCATCGTTGCGATAGGTGTGATGAGCCAGGCAATCGCGGCAACCGCGGAGGATCTGGACAGGGATTCCCGGCAGGCCTTGCAGACGCTCTACAAGACCGAGCCGCTTGCCGAGCAGCTCTCACGCACGGCCAAGGCGGTGCTGGTATTTCCGAACATGGTGAAGGCCGGGTTCGTGTTCGGCGGCAGCTATGGCGAGGGCGTGTTGCTCAGGGGCTCGAACGTTGTCGACTACTACAACTCCGTCACGGGTTCCTGGGGTCTGCAGATTGGTGCGCAGTCCTACGGCTATGCCATGTTTCTGATGACCGATGAAGCTGTGCGCTATGTGGAAGATACCAAGGGATGGGAGATTGGCGTCGGCCCCACCGTCGTTGTGGTGGACGAAGGGGTCGCGAAGAACCTGTCCTCCTCCTCGCTGCAGGATGACGCCTATGCGTTCATCTTCAGTCAGCAAGGCTTGATGGCGGGTGTCAGCATCGAGGGAACGAAGATTTCCAAAATCATACGGTGA